A region from the Pseudomonas promysalinigenes genome encodes:
- the dsbG gene encoding thiol:disulfide interchange protein DsbG, whose translation MRLTALIPLSMALLAAPLVQAENLPKAIQQMQAKGAEIKGGFDAPNGLRGYAAQYQNNALALYLTPDGKHVLVGSLFDEQGKDLSAEPLQKLVYAPMSKALWAKMESAAWIADGKDSAPRKVYLFSDPNCPYCNMFWEQARPWVESGKVQLRHIMVGIIREDSPGKSAALLAAKEPAKALHDHEKAGKASTLKALDKVPEAVQQKLAANMALMEEMGLQATPAIFYQDEQGSLQSQQGAPRPELLGKILGKR comes from the coding sequence ATGCGATTGACTGCCCTGATTCCCCTGTCCATGGCCCTGCTTGCCGCCCCGCTGGTGCAGGCCGAAAATCTGCCCAAGGCGATCCAGCAAATGCAAGCCAAGGGCGCCGAGATCAAGGGCGGCTTCGATGCGCCCAACGGTCTGCGCGGCTATGCCGCCCAGTACCAGAACAATGCCCTAGCGCTCTACCTGACCCCGGATGGCAAGCACGTGCTGGTCGGCAGCCTGTTCGACGAGCAGGGCAAAGACCTGAGCGCCGAACCTTTGCAGAAGCTGGTGTACGCCCCCATGAGCAAAGCACTGTGGGCGAAGATGGAGAGCGCTGCCTGGATTGCCGACGGCAAGGACAGTGCACCGCGCAAGGTCTACCTGTTCAGCGACCCGAACTGCCCGTACTGCAACATGTTCTGGGAGCAGGCTCGCCCTTGGGTGGAATCAGGCAAGGTGCAGCTACGCCATATCATGGTTGGCATCATCCGCGAAGACAGCCCAGGCAAGTCAGCGGCGCTCCTGGCAGCCAAAGAGCCGGCCAAGGCGCTGCATGATCATGAGAAAGCTGGCAAGGCGAGCACTTTGAAGGCGCTGGACAAGGTCCCGGAAGCCGTGCAACAGAAGTTGGCGGCTAACATGGCGTTGATGGAAGAGATGGGGTTGCAGGCGACGCCGGCGATCTTTTACCAAGACGAGCAGGGTAGTTTGCAGAGCCAGCAAGGCGCGCCGCGGCCGGAGTTGCTTGGGAAGATTCTTGGTAAGCGGTAG